TTGCATGTTATAGCAAACACTTTATTGCAGTTGTTGCTGTTGAGGGTTagcccaaccagttattaggtttaggtggcaaacactttttcaccacTATCTACCTGGTGAATATCCACTCCCGGGCAAACTAAATATGCGAGCTGCTGTTGCTTTTCAGCACGAGCAACTGGGACTTCCACGAATCTGCCACTATTGGCTAGCTAAACTGATAACAGACATGGAAAAACATTGTTTCCTGGAACCTATGCAATATGGTGTAAAGAGGGTCTTAAATTATGCTTAAATCTTTTCCACAATCATAACCAGCAAATggtttatcttttatttaatcaaaaagTGTCTCTCCAGTTTGGATTCTTGTtgtaattatgattattgattgattaaactttatcaataattataataaaaaatcataatttgacaaaattaatttcttaaccgaaatcctcatttatgaatcgagaccagagttGTCTTTTGGTGTTGTAAGTGTGGCTCaatgcctttgataattacaaccgttaaatactcagtaataattaataactattaccagagatgtcactgtttaatcgaccgtttctacCGAAACGTGTGAAACTTTTAACCTTTTCTTGACTGACGAagcactcttgcacaaaataaacccagaaacgccttctctttatctatgtgaatatttattaaatcacagcctgatacaatccgttcttctgatttaataatcttcacctactcaaacatgcaaagttctacacaaaaggggtaaaatatctaactaaacaaaataaagcaaaacagcagtgggtgtgtatgggatcaaaccagcagttatggcaaaaatgataatatgacaaaggggtgtggtggtgagtggaggttggggcgcagctcaaactgtaactcagttatactcagtcataaaacctcccccaactcttgagcagacaaagggttataaaacttttggcggcaagctaacaagcagtaaggttgtagacaaagaaaatggggaatttcaccatgaggttattttaacagtccagtctcacagcgcacctgcgcttgctctcaggtgttcaataccccgcaaaacacacacaaaactggGAGCACAGCGGCCTCCATACCTCAACatggcacatcaaagtttcaataaaaaggtatggtgcacatatcattcagaacacattagactaaatagcgaatctcattGCACTAAAACTTCatgtaccctgcccagactttccaagaaagaaacaaaaataaaggatgggttttacttgttgaagcctTCTTTCTCAGCGGAGTTGAGAGCGAATGGAGGGGGAAGTTGGAAGTtattgtgcgtccacagttaacttcagaaAAAAttgtcaatcttcgtcctctggcctacttggcgaaagggaaaatatgatctgaccatcaaagtcgactaggaccaaaacacggtggcggtttgtctcctcgaaactccgtggtttttttagttacgtgttaaactcacgtcttcgatcggcaaagtgcaatttctggccttcttattccagaaacctcttttatgactttttcgttggccaatgagagagaataaatgagatccactcgggactcttctccagatgatgcttcagatgttggtaaccggacATGGTCTTCATCTGAAGGTGAATGGTCAAAATGGGTGCCTTCCTATATAACGTCCTGTGACGACAGACTGgggcgccccgtcatatcagtcgcaatgtcctggatacaaaatggccgaaaacgccaggaggcctggtggcgtccagcaacgtgcaaatggtccaatagtCAGCAAACAATTGGTCCAACATTCTTGTGTGTATGTTTAAAGATGACTTGAAGGCAAAGAAGTTGCCACAAGCATCtgaactaaatgtttttttctctcctgtgtggatttgtCATGTGTTTGTATCAATATGATTTTGAAGCAAAACCTTTTCCACATGCTTCACAAGCAAAGTaagtctcctgtgtgaattctcatgtgtgtgtttaattgtgacCTGACTGCAAAttgttttccacatgcatcacaaccaaacggtttatctcctgtgtgaattctcatgtgtgtgtttaattttgaCTTGAAGAcgaatctttttccacatgcatcacaaccaaacggtttgtctcctgtgtggattctcatgtgtgtgtttaatcgTGACTTgaagacaaatctttttccacatgcatcacaaccaaacggtttatctcctgtgtgaattctcatgtgtttgtttaattcTGACTTGTAGGCAAATCTTTTAACACATGCttcacaaccaaaaggtttatctcctgtgtgaattatcatgtgtttgtttaaatttgacttgtagacaaatctttttccacatgcatcacaaccaaatggTTTaactcctgtgtgaattctcatgtgtttgtttaattttgatttgtagacaaatctttttccacatgcatcacaaccaaacagtttatctcctgtgtgaattctcatgtgtgtgtttaactgTGACTTGGCTGCAAAttgttttccacatgcatcacaaccaaacggtttatctcctgtgtggattctcatgtgtgtgtttaattttgaCTTGGAGAcgaatctttttccacatgcatcacaaccaaacggtttgtctcctgtgtggattctcatgtgtgtgtttaattgtgacttgaaaacaaatctttttccacatgtatcacaaccaaaaggtttatctcctgtgtgaattctcatgtgattgtttaaatatgacttggagacaaatctttttccacatgcatcacaaccaaaaggtttatctcctgtgtgaattctcatgtgactgtttaaatatgacttggagacaaatctttttccacatgcatcacaaccaaaaggtttatctactttgtgaattctcatgtgtttgtttaaatatgacttggagacaaatctttttccacatgcatcacaaccaaacagtttatctcctgtgtgaattctcatgtgcgtgtttaattgtgacttgactgcaaatctttttccacaagcatcacaaccaaaaggtttatctcctgtaTGAAttatcatgtgtgtgtttaattttgaCTTGGAGacaaaactttttccacatgcatcacaaccaaagggtttatctcctgtgtgaattctcatgtgtttgtttaaatatgacttggagacaaatcttttcccacatgcatcacaaccaaacagtttatctcctgtgtgaattttcATGTGCGTGTTTAATCGTGACTTGACTGCAAATcgttttccacatgcatcacaaccaaagggtttgtctcctgtgtggattctcgtgtgtatgtttaaatctgacttgtaggcaaatctttttccacatgcatcacataGAAAGGGTTTCTCCCAAGTGTGGACTGttgtgtgttgttttaaatcatatttcctGGTAAAACCTTTGGTCAGTgaatctataattttcttttctctgaaacAAGTCTCATTACCGGAACAATCTGAAGACGTTAATCTTGGATGACATGTCATGTGACTCTGAAGAGAGCGTCTGTTAGCAAATTTTCCCCCACACTTAGAGCAGCTCAAAGATTTGTTGACAGCGTTTCTGCTAGACCCTGGAgtcctgctctccttccaatcctcctcactgtcttcagtttcagagtctgaCAAGCGTTTAAGCCCAGATTCAtgatgcttcacatcatcatcccCTTCATCATCTTCACCGTCTTTAGTCTCTAAATAGTTGGAAGAGCATCCATGAGTATTTAGATCTGGGTTCCTGCTGGATACTGATGTTCCAGAGTCCTCTtctttaatttctgcttttatctggTCAGTTGAGATGCTGCTTGGAAGATCTCTGTCGTCTGTCTGGTGTTGATGAAGCTGAGAGAGCAGAGgtttctcttcatcctcttcactcTTCATATGAACAACAGTTACTGGAAACCTGGTATCATCAGTCTCCTCCTTCACATTCAGTTGTTCTTGATCCTGGCTGGCCCAGATTCTTTCACTTTCCTCCTTTGTGTGGAGGAGCTCCAGCTCCTGCTGGTCCATATCAGGACTGtgttcttcaggagcctcttctttaaaatctgcagacatcattgaaacacattatatgcATAATGAACAACTTTACCTTGACAATGTTACAAAGATGATAAAGATTAAAACTAGAGAAAAGAATCTGATAAATATTATCAGTGAACAGTACAGTAGATAAAATCAGAGAGGCCACAATGGTGTGATAACCTGGACTGTAAATATAGTGGTTTCACGGTGTTATggtttaacactagaactcccagggcagtgttgggtttatgattattgattgattaatcttgatcaataattataattacaaatcataacctgacaaaatcaacttcctacccaaaatcctcatttatgaatcgagaccagagatgtttctggtgttgtaattgtggctcaacgcctttgacaattacaaccgttaaatactccgtaataattaataactattcccggagatgtcactgtttaatcgaccgtttctgccgaaacgtgtggaacgttaaccttattttgactgacgaatcactttcgcacacaacgaacacaaaacgctctctctttatctatgtgaatatttattaatttttacctactcaacatgcaaaattctacaaacacaggggtaacacatctaaataagcaataTTCAACAAACggcagtgggtatgtattgaatcaaccagcagtttatggcacaacagatgaaggaaaatgagaatatgaaaagtggtgtggtggcgagtggtggggggttggagcgcagctccgactgtcctcaatgatcttctgatcataaaacttccccccaactcctgagcacaaaggattctaacttttggcggcaagctagcacagtgagattgaagacaaaggggaaatggagaattttaccatgaggtcgtttaacagtccagtcttacaacgcacccgcgttgactctcagatagtaaacacaagcagctctaggaccgcggcggatcccgatatcaacataacacatcaaagtttcaataagcaaggttacatgcacatattattcagaacacatgagatcctaaccagcgattctgatcgcttctacaacctctgaccctgcccaggccttctaataaagaaataaaagattaaataaaagatgggttttacttgttgaagcttCCTTCGGGGCAGCgagtgggaggaaaaaaaagggGGGCTGAGTGTtgttgcgcgtccgcagttacaccaagagagcggtcagtcctgtcctttggtctttttgacgaaaaggaaaaataggatctaaccatcagcagtcgactagggatgaaacacgatggcggttcatttcctcgaactccgtgttttagttacgtgttaaactcacgtcttcgattggcaaagtgaaattcctggccttcttagtccaaaaacctcagttatgaattgttcgttggccaacgagagagagaaataactgaagtccacgtgggatctctgttacttccaaggacgctccagttgcgtggcgACCCCGTCAAGATTGCCAGCTGGAAAGCAAGTTTTAAAATgcccgccttcctatatagcgtcttgtgatgTCAGACTTGAGACGCCACGTCATAACAGTCGTGATGATCGACGGGACATGGAGGCGCGCACTGtccgggatacaaaatggccgcaagcatcaggaggcctggtgtctgtgcaagtagtccaatattcagcaacaagtggtccaacagcagTCAATTTGACGggtttgaaagtttgacatgccataactctggtttattaaaactcttatcttcctggcatcccgaccttttctaaacctgtgtcttgtgtattcctatgtctctatttaa
This DNA window, taken from Girardinichthys multiradiatus isolate DD_20200921_A chromosome 24, DD_fGirMul_XY1, whole genome shotgun sequence, encodes the following:
- the LOC124861444 gene encoding zinc finger protein 345-like, encoding MDQQELELLHTKEESERIWASQDQEQLNVKEETDDTRFPVTVVHMKSEEDEEKPLLSQLHQHQTDDRDLPSSISTDQIKAEIKEEDSGTSVSSRNPDLNTHGCSSNYLETKDGEDDEGDDDVKHHESGLKRLSDSETEDSEEDWKESRTPGSSRNAVNKSLSCSKCGGKFANRRSLQSHMTCHPRLTSSDCSGNETCFREKKIIDSLTKGFTRKYDLKQHTTVHTWEKPFLCDACGKRFAYKSDLNIHTRIHTGDKPFGCDACGKRFAVKSRLNTHMKIHTGDKLFGCDACGKRFVSKSYLNKHMRIHTGDKPFGCDACGKSFVSKSKLNTHMIIHTGDKPFGCDACGKRFAVKSQLNTHMRIHTGDKLFGCDACGKRFVSKSYLNKHMRIHKVDKPFGCDACGKRFVSKSYLNSHMRIHTGDKPFGCDACGKRFVSKSYLNNHMRIHTGDKPFGCDTCGKRFVFKSQLNTHMRIHTGDKPFGCDACGKRFVSKSKLNTHMRIHTGDKPFGCDACGKQFAAKSQLNTHMRIHTGDKLFGCDACGKRFVYKSKLNKHMRIHTGVKPFGCDACGKRFVYKSNLNKHMIIHTGDKPFGCEACVKRFAYKSELNKHMRIHTGDKPFGCDACGKRFVFKSRLNTHMRIHTGDKPFGCDACGKRFVFKSKLNTHMRIHTGDKPFGCDACGKQFAVRSQLNTHMRIHTGDLLCL